A window of Syngnathoides biaculeatus isolate LvHL_M chromosome 9, ASM1980259v1, whole genome shotgun sequence contains these coding sequences:
- the LOC133506192 gene encoding fibrinogen-like protein 1, with protein sequence MMTMLITSVYFLFRITVGVPVPVPCEEKVVRLEAKIEALTNVINEQHQYIQVLHDHQAQQLMHIPNSHLATQNLHKDCSEVFADGNVASGLYVIRPNGYPTALSVYCDMNNGGGWTVFQRRRDGKENFDRAWVEYKHGFGDLHSPDGEFWLGNDALHHLSSQGNYDLRINMEDFEGKESFAEYKNFKVDSEKDLYQLHLGEYDGNAGDALNDLHASQHPAPGSSSDGVKFSTYDTRPGGDGKCIKHSQSGWWFSRCDSGNLNGHYYKGPYQGMTDDGMVWYTWHGWWYSIKSVVMMVRAVDLEHPQAMGVGKPDPEKVLGGVSDHPIGQ encoded by the exons ATGATGACGATGTTGATTACATctgtgtattttctgtttcgCATCACGGTCGGAGTGCCG GTCCCTGTCCCTTGTGAAGAGAAGGTGGTGCGACTGGAAGCCAAGATCGAGGCCCTGACAAATGTCATCAATGAACAGCACCAATACATCCAGGTGCTCCACGACCACCAGGCCCAGCAGCTCATGCACATCCCCAACTCGCATCTTGCCACTCAAAACCTCCACAAAG aCTGCTCCGAGGTATTTGCTGATGGAAATGTGGCCAGTGGCTTGTATGTAATTCGGCCCAATGGCTACCCCACAGCGCTTAGTGTCTACTGTGACATGAACAATGGAGGAGGGTGGACAGTTTTTCAGAGGAGGAGGGACGGCAAAGAAAACTTTGATAG AGCCTGGGTAGAGTACAAGCATGGGTTTGGGGACCTGCATTCTCCAGATGGAGAATTCTGGTTGGGAAATGATGCCCTACATCATCTCTCCTCACAAG GAAACTATGACCTGCGGATTAATATGGAAGACTTTGAGGGTAAGGAAAGCTTTGCAGAGTACAAGAACTTTAAAGTGGACAGTGAAAAG GACCTGTACCAGTTGCATTTGGGGGAGTATGACGGGAATGCAGGGGATGCCCTGAATGACCTGCATGCCAGCCAGCACCCAGCTCCAGGGAGCAGTTCGGATGGGGTCAAATTCAGCACCTATGACACGCGACCTGGTGGGGATGGCAAGTGTATCAAGCACAGCCAGTCGGGCTGGTGGTTCAGCAG GTGTGACTCAGGGAACCTTAACGGTCATTACTACAAAGGCCCGTACCAAGGAATGACTGATGATGGGATGGTGTGGTACACGTGGCACGGGTGGTGGTACTCCATCAAATCAGTGGTCATGATGGTACGAGCTGTCGACCTTGAGCATCCACAGGCAATGGGGGTGGGAAAACCGGACCCCGAGAAAGTGCTGGGTGGTGTATCTGACCACCCAATAGGCCAatag